Genomic DNA from Paenibacillus donghaensis:
AAGCGGGGAACCGATAATAGAACTAGAGAATAGATGATGTGCAGGAGGTACTTATGAACTGGAGAACACTTAGAATAACGCTGCTCACACTGCTGCTTAGCGTAATGCTTCTGCCGCAACCCGTAGCGGTGCGGGCCGCAGGGGCTATGCCGCAGCCTACGAAGGCTTTTTATGAAGTCAATGATTATGCCAATGTGATTGACCAGAAGACGGAGAATTACTTAGTGAATTACGGGGTCAAGCTGCAGCGGCGGGATGGGGCGCAGGTGGTGCTGGTTACGGTGGATTCAACAAACGGCACTCCGATGAGGGAATATGCCACGGACCTGTTCAACAGCTGGGGTATTGGCTCGGCGGACAAGAATAACGGCATGCTGCTGCTGTTCTCGATTCAGGATGACGAATATTGGGCGGTGCAGGGGGAAGGCATCAAAGACACGGTCACGGACAAAGACCTCTCCGGTATCCTGTCCACCTATCTCGAACCAGACTTTGCATCCAAGCAGTATAGCAGCGGTGCCCGCAAGACCTATGGTGAATTCATTCGCAGTCTAGGCGGCACCTGGGCAGAGCCGGTCAGCTCCAAGAATTATGTGTCCGACAACGCAGGCGTTCTGCCGAAGGTCACCAGGGATTATATCAACGATGCCAGCAACCGGTACCTGGACGCTTCAGGCAGCGCAGTGTATGTCGTTACAGTCAAGAATACAGGCGGGCAAAGTCTGCAGGATTATACCTACAAGAAGTTTGTTTCGGTTGCTGCCGGTCCGCGTGACGTGATGCTTGTGCTGGATATCGGAGGCGACAACTATCATGTGCTGCAGGGGAAGAACGTTGACAATCTGCTTAGCAATAAGGTAATCAGCGGCATGCTCGATCAACAGCTTGAACCTTATTTCGCCAAAAAAAGCTATGCAGCCGGAGCCACGGCAACGGTTAATGCCATCCACAGCTTCATGCTGGAGAATGCGGAACGATCAGTCAGCCCTGCAGCGGCTTCGTCAGCAACTTCGGCACCTGCTAAGCTGAGCAATGCGGGCCAAACCGCCAAGACGTTCAACGAAGCGGCCGGACTTTCGGAGGCCAACCCCAAGGCCGTATTTATTGTGTTTATGGCTGTTGTTTTGCTGGTGGGAATCAATGCCGTGCGCCGCAACCGCTACGTGGGGCTGTATGGCGTGCCGTTTAATCCTTACACCCGCCGCAGCATCCGGCGGTATGGGGTGTGGCGGGGCCAGGCGGACTATGGTTATGGCAGCCGCTGGTACAACCGCCGCCGCCATCGTCACCATCACAATGACCAGGTGGCGAAACCTCGCGGACAGAGCTTTTGGGGCGGCGGAGGTGGCAGAAGCAGTGGTGGCGGAGCCGGGCGCTCCTCTTCCTCCGGCGGCGGTGGTTGGAGCAGCGGTGGCGGCAGCGGCCGGTCCTCCTCCGGAAGCAGCGGCGGCGGGGGCTCCAGCAGTGGGGGAGGCAGCGGCCGCAGCTCTAGTGGCGGCTCCAGCGGCGGTTCTTCGGGCGGCGGTGGCGGCAACGCGAGCAGTGGCGGAGGTGTGGGCAGACATTAGTTTGCCGCCGACTTTTTGTGAAATCTAAGAATTTATTTGTTTCACGCTATATATTATCCCTCTATTTCTCGCAGAAACGCCCCGTCCTTTAAAAGGGCGGGGCGTTTCTGCTTAGAAAGGACACTTGCGGATGGGGCTTCAAGTTACAAAATATTGAATAAAATGAAACTTTTCAAGCTTCCGAATCGTCTAATATGAGTTTATGTGACTTGTAAAGGTAAGATTAGACAGCATTCATCAGGGAGGCATATCGAGAAGTGAACTCTTCATCTCTACCCCAACGATCAAACGCAAGAACGAACAAGAAGACCCGCAAGCGCAAGAGAACAAGCTTCTTGCGCAAGTTGTCCCGGCTGTTTCTAGTATTGGTGATCCTTATTATCGCTGGCGGCAGCTGGTTCTACCTGGCACCCTCTGCCCGTAATTTCCGCTATACGGTGGCAGACACCTTGATCACCACCCAGCACCGCCATTGGGCCAAATACATTATCGGCGAAGACGAATTAAAGACAAGGGTAGCCGAATATTCCGACCGGTTCTCCCATATGGGCGACGAGAAGGATACACATGTTATCGAGCCGCCTCCTATTACGGATGACGAAGGAGCGGGGGATACACAGGATGAGCAGCAGCCCAAACCGCTGGTGGAGATTGAGCAGGTCAGCGGAACGGGGTATACCGGGTTCGTAATGATCGTGAACGATCCGACCAAGGTACGGCTGGGTATTCCCGCGAAGGTCGGCTCCGGTGAGAAAGTCACCAGCATGGTCGAGCGGACCGGAGCGATTGCCGGAGTGAACGGCGGCGGCTTCGCCGATCCGAACTGGAAGGGGAACGGCTTCAAGCCGATTGGTATTGTTGTCTCCCAAGGCAAGCTCTACTATAACGGGCTGGGCGGCAAAAAATCGACCCAAATCGTCGGCCTCGACAAGCAAGGCAAGATGCTTGCCGGCAATTATTCGCTGGAGGAGCTGAGCAAGCTTGGCGTGCAGGAGGCAGT
This window encodes:
- a CDS encoding TPM domain-containing protein, which encodes MNWRTLRITLLTLLLSVMLLPQPVAVRAAGAMPQPTKAFYEVNDYANVIDQKTENYLVNYGVKLQRRDGAQVVLVTVDSTNGTPMREYATDLFNSWGIGSADKNNGMLLLFSIQDDEYWAVQGEGIKDTVTDKDLSGILSTYLEPDFASKQYSSGARKTYGEFIRSLGGTWAEPVSSKNYVSDNAGVLPKVTRDYINDASNRYLDASGSAVYVVTVKNTGGQSLQDYTYKKFVSVAAGPRDVMLVLDIGGDNYHVLQGKNVDNLLSNKVISGMLDQQLEPYFAKKSYAAGATATVNAIHSFMLENAERSVSPAAASSATSAPAKLSNAGQTAKTFNEAAGLSEANPKAVFIVFMAVVLLVGINAVRRNRYVGLYGVPFNPYTRRSIRRYGVWRGQADYGYGSRWYNRRRHRHHHNDQVAKPRGQSFWGGGGGRSSGGGAGRSSSSGGGGWSSGGGSGRSSSGSSGGGGSSSGGGSGRSSSGGSSGGSSGGGGGNASSGGGVGRH
- a CDS encoding phosphodiester glycosidase family protein, translated to MNSSSLPQRSNARTNKKTRKRKRTSFLRKLSRLFLVLVILIIAGGSWFYLAPSARNFRYTVADTLITTQHRHWAKYIIGEDELKTRVAEYSDRFSHMGDEKDTHVIEPPPITDDEGAGDTQDEQQPKPLVEIEQVSGTGYTGFVMIVNDPTKVRLGIPAKVGSGEKVTSMVERTGAIAGVNGGGFADPNWKGNGFKPIGIVVSQGKLYYNGLGGKKSTQIVGLDKQGKMLAGNYSLEELSKLGVQEAVSFQPRLIVNGKGLIKNAAEGWGIAPRTAMGQRADGAILFVVIDGRQPSYSIGANLYDVQQIMLKHGAVIAANLDGGSSTVLVKDHEIVNKPSSQYGERYLPTAFLVFEHPEQVDIPNIWEGLDPAKIDAGKKRN